The proteins below are encoded in one region of Silene latifolia isolate original U9 population chromosome 2, ASM4854445v1, whole genome shotgun sequence:
- the LOC141630072 gene encoding uncharacterized protein LOC141630072, which produces MAESRRRKGSSSNQQRSGDEDDEVSESLTKTLRISIEYKCFEHPEVSKLVTKTVKGNYHEHGPNWTDSKPARREQYWNWFKSQVDYPKDEEDQVRRGFTSCFKTRLRNMVSRAAKKQPKWMGDALHA; this is translated from the exons ATGGCAGAGTCAAGACGAAGAAAAGGTAGTAGCTCCAACCAACAAAGATCAGGTGATGAAGATGACGAGGTCTCAGAATCACTAACGAAAACGTTAAGGATATCCATCGAGTACAAGTG TTTTGAACATCCGGAGGTTTCGAAGTTAGTGACAAAAACAGTGAAAGGTAATTATCATGAGCATGGGCCAAATTGGACTGACAGTAAACCTGCCCGACGAGAACAATATTGGAATTGGTTTAAG AGCCAAGTGGATTATCCTAAAGATGAAGAAGATCAAGTTAGACGGGGTTTTACCAGTTGCTTCAAAACAAGGCTAAGGAACATGGTTAGTCGGGCTGCCAAAAAGCAGCCAAAATGGATGGGTGATGCACTCCATGCCTAA